The nucleotide window GCAGACATCCTCGCCTACTGGAACGCTCACGCTGCTGCAGAGGCTGCACAGGCACCTCCAcagtgggatcagtggatgcccgctcctcagcAGTGGGATGAGTGGATGCCTGCTCCTCAGGATCCatactaccctccaggctactgattccctaccaagttaggccaaaagcctaagcttgggggagtacgtgttctCACCGActttatattcatgttcacatatcattccatttgtcggtattcacactttttcattgtatcatccatacttagatttatttttcttgctttcttcttgtgtgtttgaaaaactttagaaaaaccaaaaaacttAGTTGTAGccagtttactttctatgcatgcttagtagtagcactaaaaagaaaacccaaaaagatttccttgttcttctttttcttgttgggagctttcccgtgtaaatagtttttcttgtttttgcttgttgaagaaaaaacaaaaaactccaaaaatatttcagtgtatttctctgaaattcttttcttttattcaagttgtaccgaggagaagaccacgatgaaaatgttgagtggctctcacatgaataactgttgaactaataagagcccattttaccttgtcttctcctattgaataaaatgttttgcagattccagcttagtccatggcactcttgcactattatttttatcatatcattcggtcgtgcaagtgaaaggcaataatgacgatattcgatgagctggtcgtggcaaagagaaactggtatgaattcgacttgtcttgtctgtgtaaatatgtttaacctagtgcACATGCTTCAGCccgttatgattaaacatgtttgcaatgacaattagatattatagtttctcatgccatgcataaatAGCTGagagttaataatgatttatcttggatatcaacatggcgttaaaatgattgtgatgtagtatgatgatatggtatcgtcctctgaatgttcgagtggcttgacttggtacatgttcatgcatgtagttgaatcaaaaccaacatagcctctataatgtttatgttcatggtgttcatatcctactcatgctagtgtccaatgttacttatgcataatgcctggtcatgatcgttgttgctctctagttggccgcttcccaatcttaaaattgctagccttcgcctgtactaagtggggattccgcttgtacatcaaaaaccttgaacccaaagttattccggatgagtccaccatacctacctatatacggtattaccctatcgtcctaagtaaatttgcatgtgtcACCTGTAAAAACTTCTAAAAAGTTATCTggtttgtgtgcctggatcgttcatggaacgacatgaggtggtcgatatcttccgtgctaagcatgttatcctcaggtcgagtgtttattcactcaccATCACATGAGGaaatgggcggtaatagggatgcccagtcccaaactgcaaaatacaaaaagagttcatctcttacataatcaaacaaaaactctcAGTgaagtcaaaacctttactttccGCTTGGGGACTGCCACTAgcatgcttagcatggaagatgttgataactgatggtcgtgaagtgaataagaagggtgtatgtctcaaaatatcatttatctctgttcCAAAAACTGAGCtttggcacctctgcaaatccctgcttccctctgtgaaaggactttctatttacttttatgttgtgtcatcaccttctataaacaagcgccagaaactgagtagagcacagcggtcatgatttatgcattgtgtatagctaatgttgggtgcatcatgactggatcttttctaccatgaattacaatgtttagtcgctgcttgaacttcggaaagggctagcgagataccattattgttatattatatcatgattgttttgacaacatgttgttgtttgagatatcttattattgctcgctagctgattatgtcattgatatgaatcattataatctttaagagttattgttgacatggttagttataatgttggctgaaaacctgtgtgatgtttaagcttatttatgcaaataagagcaaaagagttcgtaaaagtttttctttctcactttcagtttatcaactgaattgcttgaggacaagcaaaggtttaagcttcgggagttgatacatctccaacgtatctactttttctcacgcttttcctcttgttttggactctaatttgcatgatttgaatgaaactaaccccggactgacgttgttttcagtagaactatcatggtgttgtttttgtgcagaaataaaagttcttggaatggaacgaaactttttgaggtttttttataccaataataagaatttctgaagccaagacccaccggagaggggcccctgggtgggcacaacccaccagggcacgccccctctcctggcgcgcccaggtgggttgtacccacctggtggccccgctgatgaCCCCCTTGATACTATAAGTTCACATTATTCCAGAAAAAAGTTAGaaagaaagaattatcacgatccacgagacggagccgccgccaagccctgttcttcctcgggaggcagatctggagtccgtttgggctCAGGAGACGGGGATCTttgatcttcgtcatcaccaacatatctccatcaccaattccatgatgctccccaccggaagtgagtaattccttcgtaggctcgctggtcggtgaggagttggatgagattcatcatataatcgagttagttttggtagggcttgatccctagtatccactatgttcttagattgatgttgctatgactttaccatgcttaatgcttgtcattttgggcccgggtgccatgatttcagatctgaaccgtttatgaattcattATTATATCaatgttttagatccgatcttgcaagttatagtcacctacaacggttatgatccggcaaccccggagtgacaacaaccgggcccactcccggtgatgaccgtagtttgaggagttcatgtattcactatgtgttaatgttttgttccggttctctattaaaaggaggccttaatatcccttagtttccaatatggaccccactgccacaggagggtaggacaaaagatgtcatgcaagttcttttaataaagcatgtatgactatttacggaatacatgcctacattatatcgacgaactggagctagtgtcgtatcgccctaggttataactgtctcatgatgaatatcacccaacaagtcaccgatccaatgcctacgaatttatccttattgatctTGCTGCGTTACTATTgatatcatcactgttacacttgctacaaattacCGCTATCACTGTTTCTGTTACCGTTGGtactgtcactactatcaaaactatcaaactaatttgctactgatcatattgctgcagataattaatctccaggtgtggttgaattgacaactcagctgctaatacctcttcaaatattctttggctccatttgtgtcgaatctataaatttgggttgaatactctaccctcgaaaactgttgtgattccctatacttgtgggttatcaaggggcacgtgcatgaagactttcTGGCTGTCATCGGCAAGGTCAAGCCGACTCCGGTAGAGGAGCGGCGACAGCGGCACGTCGGCGTCTCGTTCTAATGGCGGTAGTGGTCGTTCGGTGGTCTCGGAATctcgatgtaatttttattatgtttgaggtGTTTTGTAGAAGGGGAACCTTGGCACAGCGGTAAAGCTCTTGTCGTGTGACCATGAGGTGACGGGTTCGAGTTCTGGAAACAGTCTCCTGCAAAAATGTAGGAAAATGCTGCGTACTATACACCAAAAGTGGTCGGACCCTTTCCCAGACCTTGCGTGCATCTAGCTGCCCTTTGAGGCGTTTTGTACTTCCGGTGAACTTTGATAATAGATCTGTATTATTTTCGCAAAATTAAAAGGAGAAAATCTTACGACAGGGGCACCTGGCGCAAGTTAAGCAGATCGAGCAACTGGACCTTTCAGTTGCACTGTTAGTTGAGTTTCTGCGCTGTTTACTTGAGTGCCAAATTGTCCAAGCACATAGATTCCCACTGCCACTGGTTTCCACAGCAATCACCATCTGTCGACCAAAACAAGACCAGAGTTCCCAACCAAAAGAACAAGACACAGCACGTACTACTACTACTGCAGCAGCATTGATGGGAAAGATGGCACAAACAGAGGCAGGCAGCTAAAGTTGCGACAGAAAGAAATGACAGAGATTGTACTCGTATTGTCTCGTGACCTTACAGTGCAGCAAGGCACAAGAGTCTAACAACAACAGCACCAACATGTACCGTGCAGATGCGATATGTCCCTTGCCGACAACCACAAGGCCGTGGCCTCCCTATGGCAATGGCCAAACATGAAGAAGCCGATCGAAACATGGAAGAAACTAAGAACAAAACTACTTGACAAGTACAGTACATCACTGGTATATGTTTATATCCTACTGTATAGGTACATGGAGGACCTGATCAGCCAAGCCTCTTCCATTGCACACCTTCTGAAATCAAATCCAGGCAGTTCAACCGTGCCTGGTGATCATTGGGAAGATGGTCTTGGAGCTGCATCATCAGATAAATTAAGAGGAGACGTTAGTAACTTGGTACTTATCAGATGCTGATGGTAGTTGTAGGACATGATCTTAGATTGTTGGTTCCTTACCTAGGTTGACGGCCTCGGAGCTCTTCATGAGGCGGATCCGCTTGCAGGACTCGACGAACATCCTGCATTGACAAGATTTGAATCAGATTAGCACATATGTTCGCGGAAACCTCAAATCTGCAAGAACTATGGCTAGGGGATTGATTTGCTTACTTCCAGGGGACGTCTCCGACGAGCATCCAGTCGCCGTCCCTGTCCTCGTAGGTGGGCACGTACTCGGCGCCGGTGGCCGCGTCCACGAGCCTGCTCCCGAGCTCGCCCTCGCCGCGGACGGCGAGGCACGGGGCGAACATGCCGTGGAGCGCGCGGAGCAGCACCTCGTACCCGCCGTGCGCGGCGAGGTCCACCTTGCGCAGGTAGGGGGCGCCGTCCACGGCCACCTTCACGAGCTTGCACGcgccctcctcccgcagcgcgtTGCGCCGGTAAGCCCGCACCGGAGGCCACCCCACAGCGCGCGCTCTGTCAGTCAATCATCGCACGCACCAGGTCAGAAACCATCCACAAGACACAAGACTACGTACACATGACCAGCTCGCCGTGCGACGTGCGAGAGGCGGGGAGGGCAAGAGAGAGAAGGCCGCGTACTTTGGGGAGGGCGGCTTGTCGTGCTCGTCGTGGTGGGCGCGCTTGCGGTCGTCGGAGGAGGAGCCGGGGAGGGCGAGGGTGAGGGCGGTGTCTTCGTAGTCGAGGCCGGACACGGCCGGGGACTCGGCGGAGTTGGTCGAGCTCGTCGACATCTGCTTGCGCGCGCTGCTTGAGCTGAGCTCCCAGGCTGCTTCGGCCGGACTCCGGCGATCGCTGGCGCGAGTCTGTCGGTTGATGCGCGGTCGCTAGCTGGCTCTCGTCGGCTGGTTGGTTGTGCGGTGCGTCGTCGGTCGCTGGCGTGGTGTGCCGTGGGAGAGAAGGAGGatatgaggaggaggaggatgggtgGGATGTGGCCGCGCGGATGCTGCCTATAAAGGTGCGCCACTTGCCCACCTGCTGCTGACTTGCCCGTTTCTTCACTCTTCGGCTTCcataattctttttgcatatatATTTAGACACAATTATTAGTCGGCTAGATGCTCATAATTTTATTTGTGTAGTGTGCATGTCTCCCGTGGGTGCAGATTTCTTGCATTGCAGCAGGGTGCATTTCCACCTGTAGTGGTTGATGTTGTCGAGTGTCTTTTATTGGCAACAAGGCTTATAAATTTGACTAACATTTTTCTCAGTTTTAAGAAGAAAAAACCCTTATTTGAGTAGTAGCATGAAGGGAATCCAGTTAATGTAAGAGACGTTACTCTTTAAGTTAACTGATAACCGGCTATATACTATTGCAAAATGACTTTTTTCATGAAGAAAACACTATTGAGAAATGTTAAGCTAGCTATTTAGTGTGGGTTCAATACGATAACTCCCAACTAGCAAATGAGTCCGGGGTCGCCGGCTCCTATCATAGATAAACAATGGCAAAAAAGCCCGTGTGTTGCAACTGGAAAAAATCACATGTCCCTAACACAATAATCACGACTAAAGATCTTAATGGGTCCACGTGCATCCCATCTATGTTGCCGCCTATCCTTCTTCCCACTcttgtcgacggtggcctcggtGCTCACACAATCACAACAAGTTTGAATGCGGTCAATTCTAAGGTGTCTTTCTTTCTCTCCACATAAAATGAGAAATCTACTTTTTCACGAGGAGTTTTTGCCGAGGCGTGCATGTGTGATTATAGATGGTTTCTTTCTTCTCCAAAATGATTTTGCCGAGGTGTTGATTTCTAATCCGGATCTACACCGGTATGAAAGAAAGATGAATCATGCGCTATTGATTAAGGTTCTCCCCTAAATAGTATTTAAAAATGTTTAACATGTAAAATAGCATCATATTTAGATTCTACATTTTTTTAATcaattttcatatataacatATCAAAATTGGAGTTATAATTTAGAAGATATGAATATTTTAAAGAAGCATTTGAATCGCATTTTTAAAATATTTAATAGATAAAAATAGCATCATATTTAGATtgtacatatttttctaatcaattTCTATATAACATGACTAAATTAGAGTTGTGACTTAAAAAATATggaaattttttaaaaaaatcatttaAATCTGCTCAAAAAATAATAGATGGATGGCGGGTTGATTTACCAAAAGATCAGGGGGTTTCCCAAAAAAGTGAGTCATTTTTCTTTGACTTAAGATAGGACTGCGGGTTGATTAACTAAAAGATCGGGGGgttgaaaaaagaaaaaaaaagccGTTTTTATCACTTAACATAGTACCGCGGGTTGATTTGGAAGAAGTGCAGGAGGTTTCTGCAAAAGTGACGACAGATGGGCAGAAGCTCTCCTCCCTTTATTATTAGGTAGAGACTAGATGATGCCCCGCGTGTTGCTGCAATGATCTCTTGCAATATTATTTTTTGATgaaatttaaatatatatatatatatgatactTCGTATTCGATCAGTATATAGTTGTGAATGTAATAAATATAAGTAGTATTTTCCATGCATATTGAGAGAAATATAATTAGTTTGATAGATGAGGTGGCATGTGTGAAGAGTTAATATGTGTGCATGTAGAGAGAATATAAATAGCATTTCTCATGCATTTTAAGAGAAACAATTAATGGGATAATGATGTGGTAAGTTTGACGAGGCGGCGTGTGTGCATGTTGAGAGAATTGAGATAGTGTGGATCAACTATTTAGGTATATATAGGATTTGCCATTCTTCcacaaataaaaaaaattattcatACGTGGGCATGATTGATCTTGTACAGATTTAAAGTTTCATACAAACTTGTGTACTTGTGGTCTATGCAAAGATAACGAAAAAACTAATTGAAGATGCATTTTTAGCTTTCAATTCTAGTTTAGTTCTTTGCACACTTCAAATCTGTAGATTTTTCACGGAACTTTTCAGATGCATGGTTCATTATATTCTCTATATCCAAGATTTCTTTGGTATTTATTGTATATTTGGACTCATTTTTTGAAAATTATAGGAGCTTATGTGCTCGGATACAATTAGTCTTGCTTGATTTCAACTCTATGTCTATACTCTTTGTATTACTGTAACCTATATATCGCCTTATCGTTAGAAAAACGGCTCAGTCGATTAATACAAATGAAGCTGATTTTCACCCTAATAAAGGATGAATTTTATTGACTCAAAATAAAGCATCAAATGGCTAGAAACACAATAAGCACACGTCCGATCTCCGCATAGGTGGTAACATCACACTTATCTAgacaaaatagatgatgtggcatgtaatTAGTGAAAAAAAAAACATGTGGTAACATAgttagttactgtaacatcacatatCAAAAAAagatgagtctataacctaataaatgaaatgatgcatgacacaacacatatgttactacgcactatggaggtagtaacatagattAGTAACATACTCGCTCCGTCCGGTGAAGAGTGTACATCTAGAAATTTTAGAACAAAttatgtgaaagtgcaactatccctaggtggttttggtaattcataacaacatatagctcattgagctaatgctattccaagatgattatttcaggaaagctcaatgattggcatggcatggatgtgaaagtagaaccctcaaaatgctaaggacaaagaattggctcaaactcaaaagctcaagactcttcattttatattttagtgatccaagatcacattgagtctttaggaaaagccaatactatcaaggagggatgaggtgttgcttaatgagcctcttgcttcatgtgcttagtgatatgctccaaaaccctcaactactttcccatatccacatatgacctaaaccctaagccaaactcggtcctacggattcttcctatccagcgccaccgagttttcacttgtcattagccactgccaaaccctagcaattcggtcctaccgatagggatctcggtctcaccgagatgtggttgcaaactctctgtttccctttcgtaacttttcggtcccaccgaaagagcgaatcggtcccaccgagattgcaatgtaaactaagtgtttcccctttgtaacttttcggtctcaccgaaagagcaaatcggtcccaccgagtttgcctgaccaactctctggttagctaattaccaaattcggtctcatcgagtttgtgtaatcggtctcaccgagattacgtaatgcccaaaccctaatcatatcggtcctaccgagttgcatgtcagtcccaccgaaaatcactaacggtcactaggtttactttttcggtccgaccgagcttattgaatcggtcccaccgagattggaaaactgtgtaacggttggattttgtgtgaaggctatatatacccctccaccttcctctcattcgatgagagagccatcagaacacacacaccattccaactcatatgttctgagagagaaccacctactcatgtgttgagaccaagacattccattcctaccatatgaatcttgatctctagcctttacaagttgctttccactcaaatcctctttcaaccaaatccaaatcctatgagagagagttgagtgttggggagactatcatttgaagcacaagagcaaggagttcattacctacacaccatttgttacttcttggagagtggtgtctcctagattggctaggtgtcacttgggagcctccgacaagattgtggagttgaaccaaggagtttgtaagggcaaggag belongs to Triticum urartu cultivar G1812 chromosome 7, Tu2.1, whole genome shotgun sequence and includes:
- the LOC125520552 gene encoding auxin-responsive protein IAA23-like, with translation MSTSSTNSAESPAVSGLDYEDTALTLALPGSSSDDRKRAHHDEHDKPPSPKARAVGWPPVRAYRRNALREEGACKLVKVAVDGAPYLRKVDLAAHGGYEVLLRALHGMFAPCLAVRGEGELGSRLVDAATGAEYVPTYEDRDGDWMLVGDVPWKMFVESCKRIRLMKSSEAVNLAPRPSSQ